A region from the Pseudomonas promysalinigenes genome encodes:
- the ydiJ gene encoding D-2-hydroxyglutarate dehydrogenase YdiJ: MIAQLSTLAPAANYPEFLEALRSSGFRGQISADYATRTVLATDNSIYQRLPQAAVFPMDADDVARVATLMGEARFQAIKLTPRGGGTGTNGQSLTDGIVVDLSRHMNQILEINVEERWVRVQAGTVKDQLNAALKPHGLFFAPELSTSNRATIGGMINTDASGQGSCTYGKTRDHVLELHCVLLGGERLHSLPLEDDALEQACAAPGRVGEVYRMAREIQETQAQLIETTFPKLNRCLTGYDLAHLRDEHGRFNLNSVLCGAEGSLGYVVEAKLNVLPIPKYAVLVNVRYTSFMDALRDANALMALKPLSIETVDSKVLMLAMKDIVWHSVAEYFPADPERPTLGINLVEFCGDEPAEVNARVQAFIDHLQRDTSVERLGHTLAEGAEAVTRVYTMRKRSVGLLGNVEGEVRPQPFVEDTAVPPEQLADYIADFRALLDGYGLAYGMFGHVDAGVLHVRPALDMKDPAQAALVKPISDAVAALTKRYGGLLWGEHGKGLRSEYVPEYFGALYPALQRLKGAFDPHNQLNPGKICTPPDSVEGLTKVDGVTLRGDLDRTIDERVWQDFPSAVHCNGNGACYNYDPNDAMCPSWKATRERQHSPKGRASLMREWLRLQGEANIDVLAAARNPVSWLKGLPARLRNNRARNQGQADFSHEVYDAMAGCLACKSCAGQCPIKVNVPDFRSRFLELYHGRYQRPLRDYLIGSLEFTIPYLAHAPGLYNAVMGSRWVSKLLADKVGMVDSPLISRFNFQSTLTRCRVGVASVPALRELTPAQRERSIVLVQDAFTRYFETPLLAAFIELAHRLGHRVFLAPYSANGKPLHVQGFLGAFAKAAIGNATQLKALADCGVPLVGLDPAMTLVYRQEYQKVPGLDECPKVLLPQEWLIDVLPEQAPVAPGHFRLMAHCTEKTNVPASTKQWEQVFARLGLKLVTEATGCCGMSGTYGHEARNQATSRTIFEQSWATKLDKEGEALATGYSCRSQVKRMTERQMRHPLEVVLQYARR, encoded by the coding sequence ATGATCGCCCAGCTGTCTACCCTGGCGCCCGCCGCCAACTATCCCGAATTCCTCGAGGCCCTGCGCAGCAGTGGCTTCCGTGGCCAGATCAGCGCTGACTACGCTACCCGTACCGTACTGGCAACCGACAACTCCATCTACCAGCGTCTACCTCAGGCAGCGGTCTTCCCAATGGACGCCGATGACGTGGCGCGGGTCGCCACGCTGATGGGCGAGGCGCGCTTCCAGGCGATCAAGCTGACCCCGCGTGGGGGCGGCACCGGCACCAATGGCCAGTCGCTGACCGATGGTATCGTCGTCGACCTGTCCCGACACATGAACCAGATCCTGGAAATCAACGTCGAGGAACGCTGGGTGCGGGTGCAGGCAGGTACGGTCAAAGACCAGCTCAACGCCGCGCTCAAGCCCCATGGGCTGTTTTTCGCCCCTGAGCTGTCCACTTCCAACCGCGCCACCATTGGCGGCATGATCAACACCGACGCCAGTGGGCAGGGCAGCTGTACCTATGGCAAGACCCGCGACCATGTGCTTGAACTGCACTGTGTGCTATTGGGCGGCGAGCGCTTGCACAGCCTGCCGCTGGAAGATGATGCATTGGAGCAGGCTTGCGCGGCGCCTGGCAGGGTCGGTGAGGTGTACCGTATGGCCCGGGAAATCCAGGAAACTCAAGCCCAGCTGATCGAAACGACGTTCCCCAAGCTCAACCGTTGCCTGACCGGTTATGACCTTGCGCACCTGCGCGACGAGCATGGGCGTTTCAACCTCAACAGCGTGCTGTGCGGTGCCGAGGGTTCGCTCGGTTATGTGGTCGAAGCCAAGCTTAATGTGCTGCCCATTCCCAAATACGCCGTGCTGGTCAACGTGCGCTACACCAGCTTCATGGATGCGCTGCGCGACGCCAATGCCTTGATGGCGCTCAAGCCTTTGTCGATCGAGACGGTCGACTCCAAGGTGCTCATGCTGGCAATGAAGGACATCGTCTGGCACAGCGTTGCCGAATACTTCCCGGCCGACCCAGAGCGCCCGACCCTGGGCATCAACCTGGTGGAGTTCTGCGGCGATGAGCCGGCCGAGGTCAATGCTCGGGTCCAGGCCTTCATCGACCATTTGCAACGCGACACCAGCGTCGAGCGCCTGGGGCACACTTTGGCCGAGGGGGCTGAGGCGGTCACCCGGGTCTACACCATGCGCAAGCGCTCGGTAGGGCTGCTCGGCAACGTCGAAGGCGAGGTACGCCCGCAGCCGTTCGTTGAAGACACCGCCGTACCGCCTGAGCAGTTGGCCGATTACATCGCCGACTTCCGCGCGCTGCTCGACGGTTACGGCCTGGCCTATGGCATGTTCGGGCACGTCGATGCCGGCGTGCTGCACGTACGGCCAGCCCTGGATATGAAAGACCCTGCGCAGGCCGCATTGGTCAAGCCGATCTCCGATGCCGTTGCCGCACTGACCAAACGCTACGGTGGCCTGCTGTGGGGCGAGCACGGCAAAGGCTTGCGTTCGGAGTACGTGCCGGAATACTTCGGGGCACTGTATCCGGCGCTGCAGCGGCTTAAAGGTGCATTCGACCCGCATAACCAGCTCAACCCAGGCAAAATCTGCACGCCGCCAGACAGCGTTGAAGGCCTGACCAAGGTCGACGGCGTGACCCTGCGCGGTGACCTGGACCGCACCATCGACGAGCGAGTCTGGCAGGACTTCCCCAGCGCTGTGCACTGCAACGGCAATGGCGCCTGCTACAACTATGACCCCAACGATGCCATGTGCCCGTCGTGGAAGGCCACCCGTGAGCGCCAGCATTCACCCAAGGGCCGTGCATCCTTGATGCGCGAGTGGCTGCGCTTGCAGGGCGAGGCTAACATTGATGTGCTGGCGGCAGCGCGCAACCCGGTATCTTGGCTCAAGGGCCTGCCGGCGCGGCTTCGCAACAACCGCGCGCGCAACCAGGGCCAGGCAGATTTCTCCCATGAGGTATACGACGCCATGGCTGGCTGCCTGGCCTGCAAATCGTGCGCAGGGCAGTGCCCGATCAAAGTCAACGTACCGGACTTCCGTTCACGCTTTCTGGAGCTGTATCACGGCCGCTACCAGCGCCCGCTGCGCGACTATTTGATCGGCTCCCTGGAATTCACCATTCCGTATCTGGCTCACGCACCGGGCCTGTACAACGCAGTCATGGGCTCGCGATGGGTAAGCAAGCTGCTGGCGGACAAGGTCGGCATGGTCGACAGCCCACTCATCAGCCGCTTCAATTTCCAGTCGACCCTGACCCGCTGCCGCGTTGGCGTGGCTAGCGTGCCAGCGCTGCGGGAGCTGACCCCGGCCCAGCGCGAGCGCAGCATCGTGCTGGTGCAGGATGCTTTCACCCGTTATTTCGAGACGCCGCTTTTGGCTGCGTTCATCGAGTTGGCTCACCGCCTGGGCCATCGGGTGTTCCTTGCGCCGTACAGCGCAAACGGCAAGCCCCTACATGTGCAGGGTTTCCTGGGGGCGTTCGCCAAGGCGGCAATTGGCAATGCTACTCAGCTCAAGGCCCTGGCTGACTGCGGCGTGCCGTTGGTAGGCCTGGACCCGGCCATGACCCTGGTCTATCGCCAGGAGTACCAGAAGGTGCCTGGCCTGGATGAGTGCCCCAAAGTGCTATTGCCCCAGGAATGGTTGATCGACGTGCTTCCCGAGCAAGCACCTGTGGCCCCAGGCCACTTCCGTCTGATGGCCCATTGCACCGAGAAGACCAACGTTCCGGCCAGTACCAAGCAGTGGGAGCAGGTGTTCGCCCGTTTGGGGCTCAAGCTGGTGACCGAGGCGACCGGTTGCTGCGGCATGTCTGGCACTTACGGGCATGAGGCACGCAATCAGGCGACATCGCGCACCATCTTCGAGCAGTCCTGGGCGACCAAGCTGGACAAGGAGGGCGAGGCGTTGGCCACCGGCTACTCGTGCCGCAGCCAGGTCAAACGCATGACCGAACGGCAGATGCGCCATCCGCTGGAGGTGGTGCTGCAATACGCCAGGCGCTGA
- the rluB gene encoding 23S rRNA pseudouridine(2605) synthase RluB, producing the protein MSEQDLKTTEITPPAGEKLQKVLARIGVGSRRDVEAWISQGRIKVNGVEATLGLRVDLHDAITVDGKLIKREEAAEATRRVIMYNKPDGEICTRDDPEGRPTVFDRLPRPKEGRWINIGRLDINTTGLLLFTTDGELANRLMHPSYEMDREYAVRVRGEVDDEMIDRLKAGVMLEDGPAKFTDIQKAPGGEGFNHWYHCVVMEGRNREVRRLWESQGMVVSRLKRVRFGPVFLNSDLPMGRWREMTQGEIDILAAEVGLQPVALPALNLKAKDKLERLQRKSSRPMGRNERVRSLRPAHEGAAGASERPARQPREEAPRKGSRGSTVAERPSEMRKRPGKSEGDKPAGRGRGKPRG; encoded by the coding sequence ATGAGTGAGCAAGACCTGAAAACTACCGAAATCACCCCTCCAGCCGGCGAAAAGCTGCAGAAAGTGCTCGCGCGCATTGGCGTCGGCTCGCGCCGTGACGTCGAAGCCTGGATCAGCCAGGGCCGCATCAAGGTCAACGGCGTCGAGGCCACCCTGGGCCTGCGCGTCGACCTGCATGACGCCATTACCGTGGACGGCAAGCTGATCAAGCGCGAAGAGGCCGCTGAGGCCACGCGCCGGGTGATCATGTACAACAAGCCCGATGGCGAGATCTGCACCCGCGACGACCCGGAAGGTCGCCCGACCGTGTTCGATCGCCTGCCGCGGCCAAAGGAAGGTCGCTGGATCAATATCGGCCGCCTGGACATCAACACCACCGGCCTGCTGTTGTTCACCACCGACGGCGAGCTGGCCAACCGTCTGATGCACCCGTCCTATGAGATGGACCGCGAATACGCCGTGCGCGTACGGGGTGAGGTCGACGACGAAATGATCGATCGCCTGAAGGCGGGCGTCATGCTCGAAGATGGCCCGGCAAAATTCACCGACATTCAAAAGGCACCCGGCGGCGAAGGCTTCAACCACTGGTATCACTGCGTGGTGATGGAAGGTCGCAACCGTGAAGTGCGTCGCCTGTGGGAGTCTCAGGGCATGGTGGTAAGCCGCCTGAAGCGCGTGCGTTTTGGCCCGGTATTCCTCAACTCCGACCTGCCGATGGGCCGCTGGCGTGAAATGACCCAGGGCGAAATTGACATCCTGGCCGCTGAAGTGGGCCTGCAGCCGGTTGCGCTGCCTGCCTTGAACCTCAAAGCCAAGGACAAGCTGGAGCGTCTGCAGCGCAAGTCGAGCCGGCCCATGGGGCGCAACGAGCGTGTGCGTAGCCTCCGCCCAGCCCACGAGGGCGCTGCTGGCGCTTCAGAGCGGCCGGCACGTCAGCCCCGTGAAGAAGCTCCGCGCAAAGGCAGCCGTGGCAGCACGGTGGCTGAGCGCCCGAGCGAGATGCGCAAGCGTCCAGGCAAATCTGAGGGTGACAAGCCAGCCGGTCGTGGCCGCGGCAAGCCGCGCGGTTGA
- a CDS encoding segregation and condensation protein A, which produces MPVDLYIPPDALEVILEAFEGPLDLLLYLIRKQNIDILDIPVAEITRQYMGYVELMKSVRLELAAEYLVMAAMLAEIKSRMLLPRSAAIEEEEGDPRAELIRRLQEYERFKAAAEGIDALPRVGREVVVPCLDAPQAKVRKLLPQVSLEELLLSMAEVMRRNDLFESHQISRETLSTRERMSDVLERLKGGAFVPFVELFGAEEGKLGVVVTFMAILELVKESLVELVQNAPFAPIHVRLRLETVEDPDESE; this is translated from the coding sequence ATGCCGGTGGATTTGTATATCCCGCCAGATGCACTCGAAGTCATCCTCGAAGCCTTCGAAGGCCCGCTTGATTTGCTGTTGTACCTGATCCGCAAGCAGAACATCGACATCCTCGACATCCCCGTGGCGGAAATCACCCGTCAGTACATGGGCTACGTCGAGCTGATGAAAAGCGTGCGTCTGGAGCTGGCCGCCGAATACCTGGTAATGGCGGCCATGCTAGCCGAGATCAAGTCGCGCATGCTGTTGCCGCGTTCGGCTGCGATTGAGGAGGAAGAGGGCGACCCCCGCGCCGAACTGATCCGCCGCTTGCAGGAATACGAGCGTTTCAAGGCTGCCGCCGAAGGCATCGATGCACTGCCTCGGGTTGGCCGTGAAGTCGTGGTGCCGTGCCTGGACGCCCCGCAGGCCAAAGTGCGCAAACTGCTGCCGCAGGTCAGCCTGGAAGAGCTGCTGTTGTCCATGGCTGAGGTGATGCGCCGTAATGATCTTTTCGAAAGCCACCAGATCAGTCGCGAGACATTGTCCACTCGCGAGCGCATGAGTGATGTGCTGGAGCGCCTCAAAGGCGGCGCCTTCGTACCGTTCGTCGAGCTGTTTGGGGCTGAGGAGGGTAAGCTGGGGGTGGTAGTGACCTTCATGGCGATCCTTGAGTTGGTGAAGGAATCCCTAGTCGAACTGGTGCAGAATGCGCCGTTCGCGCCGATCCATGTGCGGCTGCGCCTCGAGACTGTCGAAGACCCTGATGAATCTGAATGA
- a CDS encoding L-threonylcarbamoyladenylate synthase: MSQFFQIHPENPQPRLIRQAVEIIRKGGVVVYPTDSAYALGCQIGDKAAIERVRRLRGLDKTHNFTLMCCDMSQLGLYAKVDTGTFRLLKAHVPGPYTFILNGTREVPRLLLHEKRRTIGLRVPDHAITLALLAELGEPLMSVSLILPGDSEPMTDPYEIRERLEHHVDLVIDGGFGDLKASTIIDLSGDEPELIREGCGDPTPFMVNA, from the coding sequence GTGAGCCAATTTTTCCAGATTCATCCGGAGAACCCCCAACCGCGCCTGATCCGTCAGGCAGTAGAAATCATCCGCAAGGGCGGGGTGGTGGTCTACCCGACCGACTCGGCCTATGCCTTGGGTTGCCAGATCGGCGACAAGGCGGCGATCGAGCGTGTGCGCCGCCTGCGGGGCCTGGACAAGACTCACAACTTTACGCTGATGTGCTGCGACATGTCGCAATTAGGGTTGTATGCCAAAGTCGACACCGGCACGTTCCGTCTGCTCAAGGCCCATGTGCCTGGGCCATATACCTTCATCCTCAATGGCACCCGCGAGGTCCCGCGCCTGCTGCTGCACGAAAAACGCCGCACCATCGGCCTGCGCGTGCCGGATCATGCCATCACCCTGGCGCTGTTGGCCGAACTGGGCGAGCCGTTGATGAGCGTGAGCCTGATCTTGCCGGGTGACAGCGAGCCGATGACCGACCCTTACGAGATTCGCGAGCGCCTGGAGCACCATGTGGACTTGGTCATCGATGGTGGCTTTGGCGACCTCAAGGCTTCGACCATCATCGACCTGTCCGGTGATGAACCTGAACTGATCCGCGAAGGTTGTGGCGACCCGACGCCATTCATGGTCAACGCGTGA
- a CDS encoding septation protein A has product MKQFIDFIPLLLFFIVYKLDPRPMEVAGHSFEFGGIYSATAVLIVSSLVVYGALFLRQRTLEKGQWLTLIACLVFGGLTLTFHSETFLKWKAPVVNWLFALAFAGSHFIGDRVLIKRIMGHALTLPDAIWSRLNVAWVVFFVFCGAANLFVAFTFQEFWVDFKVFGSLGMTVLFLVAQGVYLSRHLHDEPSPSKPKD; this is encoded by the coding sequence GTGAAACAATTCATCGATTTCATCCCGCTGCTGCTGTTCTTCATCGTCTACAAGCTTGACCCACGGCCTATGGAGGTCGCTGGCCACAGCTTCGAATTCGGCGGTATCTACAGTGCCACAGCGGTACTGATCGTCAGTTCGCTGGTGGTGTACGGTGCCCTGTTCCTGCGCCAGCGCACGCTGGAGAAAGGTCAGTGGCTTACCCTGATCGCCTGCTTGGTGTTCGGCGGCCTTACCTTGACGTTCCATAGCGAAACCTTCCTCAAATGGAAGGCACCGGTGGTCAATTGGCTGTTCGCCCTTGCCTTCGCCGGGAGCCACTTCATCGGCGACCGGGTATTGATCAAGCGCATCATGGGCCATGCGCTGACCCTCCCCGACGCCATCTGGTCACGCCTGAACGTGGCGTGGGTCGTTTTCTTCGTTTTCTGCGGTGCCGCCAACCTGTTCGTAGCCTTTACCTTCCAGGAATTCTGGGTGGACTTCAAAGTCTTCGGCAGCCTGGGCATGACCGTGCTCTTCCTGGTGGCGCAGGGCGTATACCTGTCCCGTCACCTGCACGATGAACCTTCCCCTTCCAAACCCAAGGATTGA
- a CDS encoding LysR substrate-binding domain-containing protein, giving the protein MNYRHLTPSMSLLLAFEAAARHESYTRAAAELALTQSAVSRQVQALEQQLGLTLFRREGRQVQLTDVGRLYQRELSEALGRIRSATLQALAYQSGVGTLRLATLPTFGSKWLLPRLHAFYSAHPGMLVHIHSRIEAIDFDTSQIDAAIGVASHDLPGLICHRLHAEQLVVILPPQAGDDAQGWSPARISAEVLLNVANNPHAWGEWFSHHGLAHRAMRLGPSFELTSHLIQAVRAGIGIGLVPRILVEEELAKGELFSPGAAFASQRSYYLIYPPRNEALPSLRAFRSWLLEQI; this is encoded by the coding sequence ATGAATTACCGCCATCTCACCCCGTCCATGTCGCTGCTGCTGGCGTTCGAAGCTGCTGCTCGCCATGAAAGCTATACCCGTGCCGCTGCCGAACTGGCGCTGACCCAGAGCGCAGTCAGCCGTCAGGTTCAGGCACTGGAGCAGCAACTGGGCCTGACACTGTTTCGCCGCGAGGGCCGGCAAGTGCAACTGACCGACGTCGGCCGGTTGTACCAGCGCGAGTTGAGCGAAGCGTTGGGCCGCATCCGCAGCGCCACGCTGCAGGCGCTGGCCTATCAGTCGGGGGTCGGCACCCTGCGCCTGGCAACGCTACCCACCTTCGGCTCCAAATGGCTGCTACCGCGCTTGCATGCGTTCTACAGCGCCCACCCTGGCATGCTGGTGCACATTCATTCACGCATCGAAGCGATCGACTTCGACACCAGCCAGATCGATGCCGCCATCGGCGTGGCCAGCCATGACCTGCCGGGCCTTATCTGCCACCGGCTGCATGCTGAGCAGTTGGTGGTCATTCTGCCGCCGCAGGCAGGCGACGATGCGCAAGGCTGGAGCCCTGCACGCATCAGTGCAGAAGTCTTGCTGAACGTGGCCAACAACCCCCATGCCTGGGGCGAGTGGTTCTCCCACCACGGCCTGGCGCACCGGGCCATGCGGTTAGGGCCAAGCTTCGAGCTGACTTCGCACCTGATACAAGCGGTGCGGGCCGGGATCGGCATCGGTCTGGTACCGCGCATACTGGTCGAGGAAGAGCTGGCCAAGGGCGAGCTGTTCAGCCCAGGGGCGGCGTTTGCCAGCCAGCGCAGTTATTACCTGATCTACCCGCCGCGCAACGAGGCACTGCCTTCATTGAGGGCATTTCGCAGTTGGCTGCTTGAGCAAATTTGA
- a CDS encoding YciI family protein produces the protein MLYAIIASDVANSLEKRLAARPAHIERLQQLKAEGRVVLAGPHPAIDSNDPGEAGFSGSLIVAEFDSLTAAQAWADADPYIAAGVYDKVIVKPFKQVLP, from the coding sequence ATGCTCTACGCCATCATCGCCAGCGACGTCGCGAACTCCCTGGAAAAACGCCTGGCCGCCCGGCCTGCACACATCGAGCGCCTGCAGCAGCTCAAGGCTGAAGGCCGCGTGGTGCTGGCCGGTCCGCACCCGGCCATCGACAGCAACGACCCAGGCGAAGCTGGCTTCAGTGGCAGCCTGATCGTCGCTGAGTTCGACTCCCTCACCGCTGCCCAGGCCTGGGCCGATGCCGACCCGTATATCGCCGCGGGTGTCTACGACAAAGTGATCGTCAAGCCTTTCAAGCAAGTCCTGCCTTGA
- a CDS encoding amino acid permease: MSGQNMHSGELKRGLKNRHIQLIALGGAIGTGLFLGSAGVMKSAGPSMILGYAVCGFIAFMIMRQLGEMIVEEPVAGSFSHFAHTYWGGFAGFLSGWNCWVLYILVGMSELSAVGKYVHYWWPEIPTWVTAAAFFVLINAINLMNVKFFGEAEFWFAIIKVVAIVSMIGLGAYLLTSGNGGPDASVSNLWSHGGFFPHGVSGLVMALAFIMFSFGGLEMLGFTAAEADKPKTVIPKAINQVIYRILIFYVGALVVLLSLTPWDNLVASIDASGGSYGSSPFVQVFSMLGSDVAANLLNFVVLTAALSVYNSGTYCNARMLLGMAEQGDAPASLAKVDKRGVPVRAILVSAAVTLIAVLLNYLMPQNALELLMSLVVATLVINWAMISYSHLKFRQHLDRTGQKPLFKALWYPYGNYLVLAFVVLILGIMLMIPGIQVSVYAIPVWLIAMFLAYLVKGRRQPQAKGVAGVVGK, encoded by the coding sequence ATGAGTGGACAAAACATGCATTCAGGCGAGCTCAAGCGGGGCCTGAAAAATCGCCATATCCAGTTGATTGCCCTGGGCGGTGCAATTGGGACTGGCCTGTTCCTTGGTTCGGCAGGCGTGATGAAATCCGCCGGCCCGTCGATGATCCTAGGCTATGCCGTGTGCGGCTTCATCGCTTTCATGATCATGCGCCAGCTTGGCGAGATGATCGTCGAGGAACCGGTGGCCGGCTCGTTCAGCCACTTCGCGCACACTTACTGGGGCGGTTTTGCCGGTTTTCTGTCGGGCTGGAACTGCTGGGTGCTGTACATCCTGGTGGGTATGTCGGAGCTGTCGGCGGTAGGCAAGTACGTTCACTACTGGTGGCCAGAGATTCCCACCTGGGTCACCGCGGCAGCGTTCTTCGTACTGATCAATGCCATCAATCTGATGAACGTGAAGTTCTTCGGTGAAGCCGAATTCTGGTTCGCCATCATCAAGGTCGTGGCGATCGTCAGCATGATCGGCCTGGGTGCCTATCTGTTGACCAGTGGCAATGGCGGCCCTGACGCTTCGGTCAGCAACTTGTGGAGCCATGGTGGCTTCTTCCCCCACGGCGTCAGCGGCCTGGTCATGGCCCTGGCATTCATCATGTTCTCCTTCGGCGGCCTGGAAATGCTCGGCTTTACCGCTGCTGAAGCGGACAAGCCCAAAACCGTCATTCCGAAGGCGATCAACCAAGTCATCTACCGTATTCTGATTTTCTATGTCGGCGCATTGGTCGTGCTGCTGTCGTTGACGCCGTGGGACAATTTGGTCGCCAGCATCGACGCATCCGGCGGCAGTTACGGTAGCAGCCCGTTCGTGCAGGTCTTCTCCATGCTCGGCAGCGATGTCGCAGCCAACCTGCTGAATTTCGTGGTCTTGACTGCTGCACTTTCGGTGTACAACAGCGGCACCTACTGCAACGCACGCATGCTGCTGGGTATGGCCGAACAAGGCGATGCACCGGCCTCGTTGGCCAAGGTCGACAAGCGCGGTGTGCCGGTGCGGGCGATTCTGGTGTCGGCGGCGGTAACGCTGATTGCGGTGCTGCTCAATTACCTGATGCCGCAGAATGCGCTGGAGTTGCTGATGTCGCTGGTAGTCGCCACGCTGGTGATCAACTGGGCGATGATCAGCTACTCGCACCTCAAGTTCCGCCAGCACCTTGACCGCACCGGCCAGAAACCGCTGTTCAAGGCCTTGTGGTACCCCTACGGCAACTACTTGGTGTTGGCCTTCGTAGTGCTGATCCTCGGTATCATGCTGATGATTCCAGGTATTCAGGTATCGGTGTACGCCATCCCGGTATGGCTGATAGCGATGTTTTTGGCGTATCTGGTCAAAGGCCGTCGTCAGCCGCAGGCCAAGGGTGTTGCCGGTGTCGTCGGCAAGTAA
- a CDS encoding PHP domain-containing protein: MNVDLHCHSTASDGALSPTDLVARAHEHGVQTLALTDHDTLEGLPEARQACAAHGMHWVSGVELSCTWGGATIHVLGYDFPLDAPPLLEAIEALHRGRWLRAEEIDKRLAAKGMPGALEGARAVQQELGDSANAPARPHFAEFLVRVGHAKDRGEAFRKWLGAGKLGDVKQHWPTLEETVATLRQSKAWVSLAHPMHYELTRSKRRRLIADYIQAGGQALEVVNGMMPAEQVGTMSILTREFGLLASAGSDFHGPGTWGEIGAYRPLPEDLPPLWRRFSHEQPMAL, encoded by the coding sequence ATGAATGTTGATCTGCACTGTCACAGCACGGCCTCCGATGGCGCCCTGTCGCCCACGGACCTGGTCGCCCGGGCCCATGAGCACGGGGTGCAAACGCTGGCACTGACCGACCACGACACCCTCGAAGGCCTGCCCGAGGCACGCCAGGCCTGCGCGGCGCACGGCATGCACTGGGTCAGCGGGGTTGAGCTATCGTGCACCTGGGGTGGTGCGACCATTCACGTGCTGGGCTACGATTTTCCGCTCGATGCGCCCCCATTGCTGGAGGCTATCGAGGCCTTGCACCGGGGGCGTTGGCTTCGCGCCGAAGAAATCGACAAACGGTTGGCGGCCAAGGGCATGCCAGGCGCCCTCGAGGGGGCCAGAGCCGTGCAGCAGGAATTGGGCGACAGCGCCAACGCTCCAGCCCGCCCGCATTTCGCCGAATTTCTGGTGCGTGTCGGCCATGCCAAGGACCGCGGCGAGGCCTTTCGCAAGTGGCTGGGCGCCGGCAAACTGGGCGATGTCAAACAGCATTGGCCAACCCTCGAAGAAACTGTCGCCACCCTGCGCCAGTCCAAAGCATGGGTGAGCCTTGCCCACCCTATGCATTACGAACTGACGCGCAGCAAGCGCAGGCGCCTGATTGCCGACTATATTCAGGCAGGAGGGCAGGCACTTGAAGTCGTCAACGGGATGATGCCTGCCGAGCAGGTGGGCACTATGTCCATCCTGACCCGTGAGTTCGGCCTGCTGGCAAGTGCTGGCAGCGATTTCCACGGCCCCGGCACCTGGGGCGAGATCGGTGCCTATCGGCCATTGCCCGAGGACCTGCCACCTCTGTGGCGTCGATTCAGTCATGAACAGCCTATGGCGCTTTGA
- the scpB gene encoding SMC-Scp complex subunit ScpB gives MNLNEPRDLASLIEAFLLASGKPQSLERLYELFEEAERPEPKVFKKALEVLGKSCAGRAFELKEVASGFRLQIREDFAPWVGRLWEERPQRYSRALLETLALIGYRQPITRGEIEDVRGVAVNSNIIKTLMERGWIRVVGHREVPGRPAMFATTKAFLDHFNLKSLDELPALAELREMEPATVLDPDDAPVPAHLQALADASLAEGEQASEPKDETSFRSLLVELDAMEQGLKTDFADLRDEEPEVSVEQQSKPQL, from the coding sequence ATGAATCTGAATGAACCGCGCGACCTGGCGTCGCTGATCGAAGCCTTTCTGCTCGCCTCGGGCAAGCCGCAGTCGCTCGAGCGCCTGTACGAGCTGTTCGAGGAGGCCGAGCGCCCTGAGCCCAAGGTGTTCAAAAAGGCTTTGGAGGTGCTAGGGAAGTCATGCGCCGGGCGGGCCTTCGAACTCAAGGAGGTCGCCAGTGGCTTTCGCTTGCAGATCCGCGAAGACTTCGCCCCGTGGGTCGGCCGGTTGTGGGAGGAGCGCCCACAGCGTTATTCGAGGGCCCTGCTCGAAACACTGGCGCTGATTGGCTACCGCCAGCCCATCACCCGTGGTGAGATCGAAGATGTGCGAGGCGTTGCGGTCAACAGCAACATCATCAAGACCTTGATGGAGCGCGGGTGGATTCGCGTGGTCGGCCACCGCGAGGTTCCTGGCCGGCCGGCGATGTTCGCCACTACCAAGGCGTTTCTCGATCACTTCAACCTCAAAAGCCTGGACGAATTGCCTGCGCTGGCCGAATTGCGCGAAATGGAGCCAGCAACGGTGCTCGACCCCGATGACGCGCCGGTGCCTGCGCATCTGCAGGCTTTGGCCGATGCCAGCCTGGCAGAAGGCGAACAGGCCAGCGAACCTAAGGATGAAACCAGCTTCCGCAGCTTGCTGGTGGAACTCGATGCAATGGAGCAAGGCTTGAAGACCGATTTCGCTGACCTTCGCGATGAAGAACCCGAAGTTTCGGTTGAGCAACAAAGCAAGCCGCAGCTTTGA